One Ahaetulla prasina isolate Xishuangbanna chromosome 1, ASM2864084v1, whole genome shotgun sequence DNA window includes the following coding sequences:
- the SMYD4 gene encoding SET and MYND domain-containing protein 4 isoform X2, whose product MELLPGQEWRARAGRLWGLLGAPRREELGRARSPRETLRLAATALPLRTPEEEEEEEEEGGCLRRLARRLSVRKEPRLAELCRQEGNRRFRAGEHRAAAALYSRALSHTEAGSPEMAICYANRSAALFHLGQFEVCLEDIGRAQQVGSCPEKLLPKIQLRKAECLLLLGRLQEAAGALCSMEESLSADHRPEAAHHRALLGRLDQLRGRASEDSGASLCPPAVPGQAAPDPEPWEESERVSGASVAVSLGFSSCKGRHLVAAQDLPPGKLLVREAAFASVLCPGQSLLLEGTAQALQDGQLANPDLHCHHCLRPLLASVPCRGCSYSRYCSPVCAQLAWSSYHWAECALGGLLLALGVFCHVAFRTVLVAGFAQVKALVTQSQEGDTLAVAAAAEKDALLIPGCEADGRYSGSYRAIFSLLPHTEQHSPGLRFLCGLSVAALCKALEDASLEAWIVVGGTKEEPGAVEKEGGPTVLEVLGEAMLRHVLQLQCNGQAVTTLRPSGPEDGLVAGSGQVRLATGFFPALSLLNHSCDPNTSVAFTGCTVEVRALRSIPRGQELLHCYGPHRCRMAAAERRRRLMAQYFFECHCQACLEELQPSEAPEAGLFRCPACQRPMQGRDILRCSGETCDHLVPEKDFHCRLLRLQRLTQSAEELLEHDKPGQALELLQKCQLDAESFLSPAHLRMGEIEDRLAQVNAATGRWQEAARHLRRSIQAVEAHFGPTSIEAGQELFKLAQVLFNGRLASEALRAIQRAEAVLWVHLGTESNQLQELREMRTCLEGLLHTAPTAAAKLL is encoded by the exons ATGGAGCTGCTGCCGGGCCAGGAGTGGCGGGCGCGGGCGGGGCGCCTCTGGGGGCTTCTGGGGGCGCCGAGGAGGGAGGAGCTGGGCCGCGCGCGCTCGCCCCGGGAGACGCTCCGACTGGCCGCCACCGCCCTCCCCCTCCG gacccctgaggaggaggaggagga agaggaagaggggggctGCCTGCGCCGCCTGGCCCGCCGCCTCTCGGTGCGGAAGGAGCCCCGGCTGGCCGAGCTCTGCAGGCAGGAGGGCAACCGGCGATTCCGGGCAGGGGAGCACCGGGCGGCCGCCGCGCTCTACTCCCGG GCCTTGTCCCATACGGAGGCTGGCAGCCCAGAAATGGCCATCTGTTACGCTAATCGCTCTGCGGCTCTTTTCCATCTTGGTCAGTTTGAG GTCTGCCTGGAGGACATCGGACGAGCGCAGCAGGTGGGGAGCTGCCCGGAGAAGCTGCTGCCCAAGATCCAGCTGCGCAAGGCCGAGTGCCTGCTGTTGTTGGGCCGGCTGCAGGAAGCGGCAGGCGCCCTCTGCAGCATGGAGGAGAGCCTCTCCGCGGACCACAGGCCAGAGGCTGCCCATCATCGCGCGCTGCTGGGCCGGCTGGATCAGTTGCGGGGCAGAGCCAGTGAAGACAGCGGGGCCTCCCTTTGTCCACCTGCTGTGCCTGGCCAGGCTGCACCGGACCCGGAGCCCTGGGAGGAGAGCGAGCGTGTCTCTGGCGCCTCAGTGGCCGTGAGCCTGGGCTTTTCCAGCTGCAAAGGGCGCCATTTAGTTGCTGCTCAGGATCTTCCTCCTGGGAAGCTGTTAGTGAGGGAAGCGGCTTTCGCCAGCGTCCTCTGTCCCGGGCAGAGCCTCTTGCTGGAAGGGACCGCCCAGGCCCTGCAGGATGGCCAGCTGGCCAACCCCGACCTCCACTGCCACCACTGTCTGCGCCCACTGCTGGCCTCCGTGCCCTGCCGAGGGTGCAGCTACAGCAGATATTGCAGCCCTGTCTGTGCCCAGCTGGCATGGAGCAGCTATCATTGGGCGGAATGTGCCCTCGGAGGGCTGCTGCTGGCACTGGGCGTCTTCTGCCACGTGGCCTTCCGGACTGTGCTGGTGGCCGGCTTCGCCCAAGTGAAGGCCTTGGTCACCCAGTCGCAGGAGGGGGACACCCTGGCCGTGGCAGCGGCCGCAGAGAAGGATGCCCTGCTCATTCCTGGCTGTGAGGCCGACGGACGGTACAGTGGCTCCTACCGGGCTATCTTCAGCCTTCTGCCACACACGGAGCAGCACAGCCCCGGCCTCAGGTTCCTCTGCGGGCTGAGCGTGGCAGCCTTGTGCAAGGCACTGGAGGATGCCAGCCTGGAAGCTTGGATTGTAGTGGGGGGCACGAAAGAAGAGCCGGGGGCTGTGGAGAAGGAGGGCGGCCCCACTGTGCTGGAAGTCTTGGGGGAGGCCATGCTGCGTCACGTCCTGCAGCTGCAGTGCAACGGCCAGGCTGTGACCACCCTGCGCCCGTCAG GGCCCGAAGACGGGCTGGTGGCTGGCAGCGGGCAGGTGCGCTTGGCCACGGGCTTCTTCCCAGCCCTCAGCCTGCTGAACCACTCCTGCGACCCCAACACCAGCGTGGCCTTCACTGGCTGCACAGTGGAGGTCAGGGCCCTGCGCTCCATTCCTCGTGGGCAGGAGCTGCTCCACTGCTACG GGCCCCACAGGTGCCGAATGGCGGCTGCCGAGAGGCGCAGGCGGCTCATGGCTCAGTACTTCTTTGAGTGCCACTGTCAGGCCTGCTTGGAGGAGCTGCAACCCAGTGAGGCCCCTGAGGCTGGCCTCTTCCGCTGCCCGGCCTGCCAGAGGCCCATGCAG GGGAGAGACATCCTCCGCTGCTCAGGTGAGACCTGTGACCACCTGGTTCCCGAGAAGGACTTCCACTGCCGGCTGCTTCGTCTTCAGCGCTTGACCCAGTCAGCTGAGGAGCTCCTGGAGCACGACAAGCCAG GTCAGGCCCTGGAGCTGCTGCAGAAATGCCAGCTGGATGCCGAGAGCTTCCTGTCTCCAGCACACCTGAGGATGGGCGAGATCGAGGACCGCCTGGCCCAGGTGAATGCAGCAACAG GGAGGTGGCAGGAAGCGGCCAGGCACCTGCGCAGGAGCATCCAGGCCGTGGAGGCTCATTTTGGTCCCACCAGCATTGAAGCTGGCCAGGAACTCTTCAAACTGGCCCAGGTCCTCTTCAACGG GCGCTTGGCCTCCGAAGCCCTGCGGGCCATCCAGAGGGCCGAGGCAGTTCTGTGGGTGCACCTGGGCACAGAGAGCAATCAGCTGCAGGAGCTGCGAGAGATGAGGACCTGCCTGGAGGGGCTGCTCCATACTGCCCCCACAGCAGCAGCCAAGTTGCTGTGA